The Thalassotalea psychrophila genome window below encodes:
- a CDS encoding aminotransferase class I/II-fold pyridoxal phosphate-dependent enzyme → MSNVENKKTQEMIGFYHQLNNKRQDTWVKLKKYTFHLSTSSRSSKGHNRLKKAVELSLTSLESIEDYTAFPSKEDFRYLWIQFEQKDYVGLTHSVAQIHYFLENGTYRRKDVDLSLSTTESKANLETDDENPNSIQGANNSRSRPYFEVLIVDDLLIDAENQLLNAMRTMRHHDDQFTYNTIVVPTFEDAIIAVLINPNIQACILRPSFPMKSKRNSGLITHVVAAIDEKLRKYVYNSKNQGSELGRLINYLRPELDLYMISDMAMETGNQDDDGYFKRVFYSENSNLDMHHSILGGIAERFDTPFFSALKKYSRKPTGIFHALPISRAKSIEKSNWIGDMLDFYGANIFLAETSTTSGGLDSLLQPKGPLKKAQEYASRAYGSRSSYFVTNGTSTANKIVVQALVQPGDIILVDRDCHKSHHYGMVLSGAHVKYLDSYPIHDLSIYGGVPLKEIKRNLLKYKKLGQLDRVKMLLLTNCTFDGVVYNVRQVMEECLAIKPDLVFLWDEAWFAFASFNPIYRTRTAMFSAASLTRRFKRTKYRKKYEAYQQQLAQVAPEEQTAWMLENKLVPNPDLARIRTYTTQSTHKTLTSLRQGSMIHIFDQDFRQKVESTFNEAYMTHTSTSPNYQILASLDIGRRQAELEGYEMVNKQLELSMTMRQSAYQSERLKKYFDVLVNKDLVPTEFRQSGVETYFNVDSGFSQMEEAWANDEFVVDPTRITVHIGKTGIDGNTFKDKYLMDKYGIQINKTSRNTILFMVNIGTSRSSIMYLLNCLYKTVNELEIRDEEMSPAERAIHQKRVTSLTKELPPLPDFSCFHGAFRPGKTLGSDEGDIRKAYFLSYDCQNYEYINLDNGELERAMQSGRELVSSTFIIPYPPGFPILVPGQVISQEILEYMKALDVTEIHGYNPELGLSVFTEQALNRLEQSTTAELVTITSIKDTTKSVRTAAKHKQKVPALK, encoded by the coding sequence ATGAGTAACGTTGAAAATAAAAAAACTCAAGAAATGATCGGGTTTTATCATCAGCTTAATAATAAGCGACAAGATACCTGGGTGAAATTAAAAAAGTATACTTTCCATCTTTCAACCAGCAGTCGTAGTAGTAAAGGTCATAATCGTTTAAAGAAAGCGGTCGAACTTTCATTAACGTCATTGGAAAGTATTGAGGATTATACTGCTTTTCCATCGAAAGAAGACTTTCGTTATTTATGGATCCAATTTGAGCAGAAAGACTATGTTGGCTTAACTCATTCAGTCGCGCAAATTCATTATTTTTTGGAAAATGGTACCTATCGTCGTAAAGACGTTGATTTGTCGTTATCAACAACGGAATCAAAAGCTAATTTAGAAACTGATGATGAAAACCCCAATAGTATTCAAGGGGCGAATAACTCTCGCTCTAGACCTTATTTTGAAGTGTTGATAGTCGATGATTTACTTATAGATGCAGAAAATCAATTACTTAACGCAATGCGAACTATGCGTCATCACGATGATCAGTTTACCTATAACACGATTGTGGTACCAACATTTGAAGATGCCATTATTGCAGTTCTAATTAACCCTAATATTCAAGCATGTATATTACGACCAAGTTTCCCGATGAAATCAAAACGTAATAGTGGGCTTATAACTCATGTGGTTGCGGCAATCGATGAAAAGCTGCGTAAATATGTTTATAACAGCAAAAATCAGGGCAGTGAACTGGGTCGATTAATTAATTATTTACGACCAGAATTGGATTTATACATGATCTCGGATATGGCCATGGAAACCGGCAATCAAGATGATGATGGATACTTTAAACGAGTATTTTATAGTGAAAATTCTAACTTAGACATGCACCATAGTATCCTTGGTGGTATTGCTGAACGTTTTGATACGCCATTTTTTTCAGCATTAAAAAAATATAGTCGCAAGCCCACTGGTATCTTTCATGCGCTGCCAATTTCTCGTGCAAAATCGATAGAAAAGTCTAACTGGATTGGCGATATGCTCGACTTTTATGGAGCTAATATATTTCTTGCTGAAACTTCCACTACCTCGGGAGGCTTAGACTCTTTACTACAACCAAAGGGACCGCTGAAAAAGGCCCAAGAGTATGCATCCAGAGCATATGGTTCACGTAGTTCTTATTTTGTCACCAATGGCACATCAACCGCCAACAAAATCGTCGTACAAGCGTTAGTGCAACCAGGCGATATTATTTTGGTTGATAGAGATTGTCATAAATCACATCACTATGGAATGGTACTTTCAGGGGCTCATGTAAAGTATTTAGATTCATATCCAATTCATGATCTGTCTATATATGGCGGCGTTCCATTAAAAGAGATAAAACGCAATTTATTAAAATACAAAAAATTAGGCCAGCTCGATAGAGTGAAAATGTTACTACTGACCAATTGTACCTTTGATGGTGTGGTATATAACGTTCGCCAAGTAATGGAAGAATGTTTGGCGATCAAACCCGATTTAGTATTTTTATGGGATGAAGCTTGGTTTGCTTTTGCTAGCTTTAATCCTATTTATCGAACGCGAACCGCAATGTTTTCAGCAGCCTCGTTAACTAGACGTTTTAAACGTACCAAGTATCGTAAAAAGTATGAAGCGTATCAACAGCAACTAGCTCAGGTTGCACCAGAAGAACAGACCGCTTGGATGTTGGAGAACAAGCTCGTTCCCAATCCTGATTTGGCAAGAATTCGTACTTATACAACACAATCAACCCACAAAACACTTACCTCATTACGCCAAGGTTCGATGATCCATATTTTTGATCAGGATTTTCGTCAAAAAGTAGAAAGCACATTTAATGAAGCTTACATGACGCATACCTCGACTTCGCCTAATTATCAAATATTAGCGTCACTTGATATTGGTCGCCGACAAGCTGAGCTTGAAGGCTATGAAATGGTAAATAAACAACTTGAATTGTCGATGACCATGCGTCAATCGGCGTATCAGAGCGAACGCTTAAAAAAATACTTTGATGTGTTGGTTAACAAAGATTTAGTTCCTACAGAATTTCGTCAATCAGGTGTTGAAACTTACTTTAACGTAGATTCCGGTTTTAGTCAGATGGAAGAAGCTTGGGCCAATGATGAGTTTGTCGTAGATCCAACCAGAATCACTGTGCATATAGGCAAGACTGGGATTGATGGCAATACTTTCAAAGATAAATACTTGATGGATAAATACGGTATCCAAATTAATAAAACCTCAAGAAATACCATTCTGTTTATGGTCAATATTGGTACATCACGTAGTTCAATTATGTATCTACTTAATTGTTTATACAAAACTGTTAATGAATTAGAAATTCGGGATGAAGAAATGAGTCCGGCCGAACGTGCAATCCATCAAAAACGAGTTACTTCATTAACTAAAGAATTACCTCCTTTACCTGATTTTAGTTGCTTTCATGGTGCTTTTCGTCCTGGTAAAACTCTTGGTTCAGATGAAGGGGATATTCGAAAGGCTTATTTCTTATCTTATGATTGCCAAAATTATGAATACATAAATTTAGATAATGGTGAACTCGAAAGGGCTATGCAGTCGGGAAGAGAGCTTGTCTCGAGTACTTTCATCATTCCTTATCCACCTGGTTTTCCTATTTTGGTACCTGGACAAGTGATCAGCCAAGAAATATTGGAATACATGAAAGCACTCGATGTGACAGAAATTCATGGTTATAACCCTGAGTTAGGTTTAAGTGTGTTTACTGAACAAGCATTAAATCGACTTGAACAAAGCACAACCGCTGAATTGGTAACAATTACGTCGATTAAAGATACGACAAAGTCAGTCAGAACAGCAGCTAAGCATAAACAAAAAGTACCCGCATTAAAGTAA
- a CDS encoding carbon-nitrogen hydrolase family protein, whose translation MTPFGIAGIQMNLQHGSNVDAIEDKINVLMSLYPWVEMVIISELAAHGPLDSYAEPMPGITEERFCAMALKHNIWLVPGSFFELRNDAIFNTAPVINPQGQVIARHRKLFPFCPFEEGVEAGDEFVVFDVPGAGRFGLCICYDMWFPEVLRTLTSMGAEVILHPVLTGTNDREIELNLARSSAALFQSYIIDINGLGVGGVGQSCFVDPSGRVLHQAGTTDEFLVTELDFDVVRRQREVGLRSLGQPLKSFRDSNINFTVYNKEHRKNGYLDSLGPLQKPTRESKHSMATEPGVNAKNDIDTTNFAEPLITHIIEEAGLYGDASDQNNVVFEHAFEIPATAVEQQEKLNLTNAAKQTIDLSAMTKVAESVKMEIDKNSNSAETVNDNLKWLKEASAQLKQYIKS comes from the coding sequence ATGACGCCATTTGGTATAGCTGGTATACAAATGAACTTGCAGCATGGTAGCAATGTAGACGCGATTGAAGATAAAATTAATGTACTGATGAGCTTGTACCCTTGGGTAGAGATGGTGATTATCAGTGAACTTGCAGCTCATGGACCTTTGGATAGTTATGCTGAACCCATGCCTGGGATCACTGAAGAGCGCTTTTGCGCTATGGCGCTAAAACATAACATATGGTTAGTGCCAGGATCATTTTTTGAGCTACGTAATGATGCTATTTTTAATACCGCACCAGTGATCAATCCTCAAGGGCAAGTGATTGCCCGCCATAGAAAACTGTTCCCTTTCTGCCCTTTTGAAGAAGGAGTAGAAGCCGGAGATGAATTCGTGGTGTTTGATGTGCCTGGTGCTGGCCGATTTGGCTTGTGCATTTGCTATGACATGTGGTTTCCAGAGGTGCTGAGAACCTTAACGTCTATGGGAGCTGAAGTTATTTTGCATCCGGTGCTAACTGGCACCAATGACCGTGAAATAGAGTTAAACTTGGCCCGTAGCAGTGCAGCTCTTTTTCAAAGCTATATTATTGATATTAATGGTTTAGGTGTGGGCGGTGTTGGCCAGTCTTGTTTTGTTGATCCTTCTGGGCGAGTGCTGCATCAAGCAGGTACAACCGATGAGTTTTTGGTTACCGAGCTTGATTTTGATGTGGTTCGCCGTCAGCGAGAAGTCGGTTTACGTAGCCTTGGACAGCCATTAAAAAGTTTTCGCGACAGCAACATAAACTTTACGGTCTATAACAAAGAACATCGGAAAAATGGTTACCTGGATAGCTTAGGACCTTTGCAAAAACCGACACGTGAAAGTAAACATAGTATGGCAACAGAGCCTGGGGTAAATGCTAAAAATGATATCGACACGACGAATTTTGCAGAGCCATTAATTACTCACATAATTGAAGAAGCAGGCCTTTACGGGGATGCTTCTGATCAGAACAATGTTGTTTTCGAACATGCTTTTGAGATCCCAGCAACCGCAGTTGAACAACAAGAGAAACTTAACTTAACCAATGCTGCCAAACAAACTATTGATTTATCAGCAATGACAAAGGTAGCTGAAAGTGTGAAGATGGAAATTGATAAAAACAGTAACAGCGCAGAAACTGTAAATGACAATCTAAAATGGTTAAAAGAAGCATCTGCACAGTTAAAACAATACATTAAATCATGA